In Clostridia bacterium, one genomic interval encodes:
- the hrcA gene encoding heat-inducible transcription repressor HrcA, whose amino-acid sequence MKMNERKQRILEALILDYIATGDPVGSRTIAKKYDLGVSSATIRNEMADLEELGFLKQPYTSAGRIPSQLGYRYYVDCLMEKQPLPSSLKNYIRATLLERVSETETLIQVISQLLSQLTNYTALVSTPMFTKNRLEHIQLLPLGSNKFVLVVILDQGHVEHCTFELPFSLGETELRHVSFVLNKYLRGLSLGEWQDGVLHVIKHELARHEHFYQQLMKLIEKILAWEYNSKVYLGGTVNILEQPEFSDVKKVKSLLALLEEEKILQEVLASGSDVGITVKIGKENYYEAMEHCSLITATYKLKGKVIGTFGVLGPTRMEYAKVISIVEFLTMVLTEKLCKVEGE is encoded by the coding sequence ATGAAAATGAATGAACGGAAGCAAAGAATTTTGGAAGCTCTGATTTTGGATTATATTGCGACCGGTGATCCGGTCGGTTCCCGCACGATAGCTAAAAAATATGATTTAGGGGTAAGTTCAGCTACAATTCGTAATGAAATGGCGGATTTAGAGGAATTGGGTTTTTTGAAACAGCCCTATACTTCTGCTGGTAGAATTCCTTCTCAATTAGGTTATCGTTATTATGTGGATTGTTTAATGGAAAAACAACCTCTGCCTTCTTCTTTAAAAAATTATATTCGGGCTACCTTGTTGGAAAGGGTAAGTGAAACTGAAACTTTGATCCAAGTAATTAGTCAATTGCTGTCACAGTTGACCAATTATACTGCTTTGGTAAGTACTCCTATGTTTACTAAAAATAGATTAGAACATATTCAATTATTACCTTTAGGTAGTAATAAATTTGTTTTGGTAGTAATTTTGGATCAGGGACATGTGGAACACTGTACTTTTGAATTGCCTTTTTCTTTAGGGGAAACTGAATTAAGGCATGTTTCCTTTGTTTTAAATAAATATTTACGGGGTTTGTCTTTGGGAGAATGGCAAGATGGGGTTTTGCATGTGATTAAACATGAATTGGCCCGTCATGAACATTTTTATCAACAATTAATGAAATTAATTGAAAAAATCCTCGCTTGGGAATATAATAGCAAAGTATATTTAGGTGGTACTGTTAATATTTTGGAACAACCGGAATTTAGTGATGTAAAAAAAGTAAAAAGTTTATTGGCACTTTTGGAGGAAGAAAAAATACTGCAAGAAGTTTTGGCTAGTGGTTCTGATGTAGGTATTACGGTTAAAATAGGTAAAGAAAATTATTATGAGGCTATGGAGCACTGTAGTTTGATTACAGCTACTTATAAGTTAAAAGGTAAGGTAATTGGTACCTTTGGTGTACTTGGTCCTACACGTATGGAATATGCCAAGGTAATTAGTATT